A stretch of the Neisseria sp. DTU_2020_1000833_1_SI_GRL_NUU_006 genome encodes the following:
- a CDS encoding phosphoribosyltransferase, translating to MKQKIWYTYDDIHRVIKALAEKIQNSGVKYDAMIAIGGGGFIPARMLRCFLEIPIYAVTTAYYDSDNEGQVTEEVKKVQWLDPVPDALKGKNVLVVDEVDDSRVTMEFCLTELQKEDFGTIAVAVLHEKIKAKVGKIPEGIPYFSGLTVEDWWINYPWDALDIDEHNRLAAEGKK from the coding sequence ATGAAACAGAAAATCTGGTACACCTACGACGACATCCACCGCGTGATCAAAGCGTTGGCGGAAAAAATCCAAAACTCCGGCGTCAAATACGATGCCATGATCGCCATCGGCGGCGGCGGCTTCATCCCCGCCCGTATGCTGCGCTGCTTTCTGGAAATCCCGATTTACGCCGTAACCACCGCCTATTACGACAGCGACAACGAAGGACAGGTGACGGAAGAAGTCAAAAAAGTCCAATGGCTCGACCCCGTGCCCGACGCGTTGAAAGGCAAGAATGTGCTCGTAGTCGATGAAGTCGACGACAGCCGCGTGACCATGGAATTCTGCCTGACCGAGTTGCAAAAAGAAGATTTCGGCACCATCGCCGTAGCCGTCCTGCACGAAAAAATCAAAGCCAAAGTCGGCAAAATCCCCGAAGGCATCCCCTACTTCAGCGGCCTTACCGTAGAAGACTGGTGGATCAACTACCCTTGGGACGCACTCGACATCGACGAGCACAACCGCCTCGCCGCCGAAGGCAAAAAATAA
- a CDS encoding accessory factor UbiK family protein codes for MFGKQLFEEVSAKISETIANSPAKDMEKNVKAMLGSAFNRMDLVTREEFDIQQQVLIKTRTKLVELEERLAKLEAAQEPEQSALEAAEAAAEEAVEEIKQQTEAGE; via the coding sequence ATGTTCGGCAAACAACTCTTTGAAGAAGTCAGCGCAAAAATCAGCGAAACCATCGCCAACAGCCCCGCCAAAGACATGGAGAAAAACGTCAAAGCCATGCTCGGCAGCGCGTTCAACCGTATGGATTTGGTCACGCGCGAAGAATTCGACATCCAGCAGCAGGTTTTGATTAAAACCCGCACCAAACTGGTCGAGCTGGAAGAGCGTCTGGCAAAACTCGAAGCCGCGCAAGAGCCTGAGCAGTCTGCCTTGGAAGCTGCCGAAGCCGCAGCCGAAGAAGCCGTCGAAGAAATCAAACAGCAAACCGAAGCCGGCGAATAA
- a CDS encoding nucleoside triphosphate pyrophosphatase — MSAKLPLILGSGSVFRRAQLERLGIDFQTVAPDFDETPAAGENAADTALRLAEGKARSLAARFPAALVIGADQVAWCNDRQLGKPMNVANAQQMLRGLSGRKIEFYSAIVLLNTASGRIQRHVDNTSVMMRALTDGQIERYLAREPDAVYCAGAAKSEGLGAALLERIDSSDPNALIGLPIFKLVEFLKNEGVEVI, encoded by the coding sequence ATGAGTGCAAAACTGCCTTTGATATTGGGTTCGGGTTCGGTGTTCCGCCGCGCGCAGCTCGAACGTTTGGGCATTGATTTTCAAACTGTCGCGCCTGATTTCGACGAAACGCCTGCTGCGGGTGAAAACGCGGCGGATACTGCCTTACGTTTGGCGGAAGGGAAGGCGCGTTCGCTGGCGGCTCGATTTCCTGCCGCGTTGGTAATCGGCGCGGACCAAGTGGCATGGTGCAATGACCGCCAGTTGGGCAAGCCGATGAACGTCGCAAATGCACAACAAATGCTCAGGGGTTTGAGCGGCAGAAAGATTGAATTTTACAGCGCAATCGTACTTTTGAATACTGCTTCGGGACGCATTCAGCGCCATGTCGATAACACGTCGGTCATGATGCGCGCGCTGACAGACGGGCAGATTGAGCGTTATCTGGCGCGCGAGCCGGACGCGGTTTACTGCGCGGGTGCGGCGAAGAGCGAAGGCTTGGGCGCGGCGTTGTTGGAGCGCATAGACAGCAGCGACCCGAACGCGCTTATCGGTTTGCCCATCTTCAAACTGGTCGAGTTTTTAAAAAACGAAGGCGTAGAAGTCATTTAG
- a CDS encoding YceD family protein codes for MSDPNLIDPEVFASEKQTLQGSFLLEELDERVRSHDYPADKQTKVSFTLSGGRDRLQRLFLDLNVKADMPLICQRCIRPMPFTLDETSRIVLFANEEDLDEAMLADEELEGMPIEKELDVRGLVEDQILMSLPFSPRHENCDNAALEQVNQDKPNPFAVLAGLKSS; via the coding sequence ATGTCAGACCCTAATTTGATTGACCCAGAAGTTTTCGCCTCCGAAAAGCAGACCCTGCAAGGCAGCTTCCTGCTTGAGGAATTGGACGAACGAGTCCGTTCGCACGATTATCCGGCCGACAAACAGACCAAAGTGTCGTTTACGCTGAGCGGCGGACGCGACCGACTGCAGCGTTTGTTTCTCGATTTGAACGTCAAAGCCGATATGCCGCTGATTTGCCAGCGATGTATCCGCCCCATGCCGTTTACGCTCGACGAAACCAGCCGTATTGTTTTGTTCGCCAACGAAGAGGACTTAGATGAAGCAATGCTTGCCGATGAAGAGTTGGAAGGCATGCCGATTGAGAAAGAACTCGACGTACGCGGGTTGGTGGAAGACCAAATCCTAATGTCGCTCCCCTTCTCCCCGCGCCACGAAAACTGCGACAATGCCGCGCTGGAACAAGTCAATCAGGACAAACCCAACCCTTTTGCTGTTTTAGCAGGTTTGAAAAGCAGTTAA
- a CDS encoding YifB family Mg chelatase-like AAA ATPase, producing the protein MSLALVYSRALSGMNAPLVEVEAHLANGLPHFNIVGLPDTEVKESRDRVRAAIIQSGFDFPAKKITVNLAPADLPKESGRFDLPIALGILSASGQIAPEKLAQYEFAGELALSGMLRPVRGALAMAWQGMQAGRSFVLPQENAEQAAVMRGITVYGARSLGEVAAHLNGIEPLVQTDCQVPHRSSENAKLPDLIDVKGQHTARLALEIAAAGGHSLLMMGPPGTGKSMLSQRLPGILPPLTEEELVEVWALRSLLPNHQQQLDSHRPFRSPHHSASSAAMVGGGSDPRPGEISLAHHGVLFLDELPEFDRKVLEVLREPLENGEIHISRAARQAVYPAKFQLVAAMNPCPCGYLGHPVKPCRCTPESVARYRSKISGPLLDRIDLTIEVPSLSAAELMQQEAGESSAVVLARVIAARDKQYARQGKVNAALSVSELDTSARIQKEAQEALGSLLEKLSLSARSFHRIMRVARTLADLAGDEEVGRSHVLKAVSFRRAL; encoded by the coding sequence ATGTCGCTTGCCTTGGTTTACAGCCGCGCCTTGAGCGGCATGAATGCGCCGTTGGTCGAAGTGGAAGCCCACCTTGCCAACGGCCTGCCTCATTTCAATATCGTCGGATTGCCCGACACCGAAGTCAAAGAAAGCCGCGACCGCGTACGCGCCGCCATCATCCAAAGCGGTTTCGACTTCCCCGCCAAAAAAATCACCGTCAACCTCGCCCCCGCCGACCTGCCCAAAGAATCGGGGCGTTTCGACCTGCCGATTGCGCTGGGCATCCTCTCCGCATCCGGACAAATCGCACCCGAAAAGCTCGCGCAATACGAGTTTGCCGGCGAATTGGCGCTTTCCGGCATGTTGCGCCCCGTGCGCGGCGCGTTGGCGATGGCGTGGCAGGGCATGCAGGCTGGGCGTTCTTTCGTCCTGCCGCAGGAAAACGCAGAGCAAGCCGCCGTGATGCGCGGCATTACCGTTTACGGCGCGCGTTCGTTAGGTGAAGTCGCCGCCCATTTGAACGGCATCGAACCCTTGGTGCAAACCGACTGCCAAGTCCCGCATAGGTCGTCTGAAAACGCCAAACTGCCCGACCTTATCGATGTCAAAGGCCAGCACACTGCCCGCCTTGCGTTGGAAATCGCCGCTGCGGGCGGGCACAGCCTCTTGATGATGGGCCCGCCGGGAACGGGCAAGTCCATGCTTTCCCAACGGCTGCCCGGCATTCTGCCGCCTTTGACCGAAGAAGAATTGGTCGAGGTATGGGCATTGCGTTCGCTTCTGCCCAATCATCAGCAACAACTCGACAGCCACCGTCCTTTCCGCAGCCCGCACCATAGTGCCAGCTCGGCAGCCATGGTCGGCGGCGGTTCCGATCCGCGTCCGGGCGAAATTTCATTGGCGCATCACGGCGTTTTATTTTTGGACGAGCTGCCTGAGTTCGACCGCAAAGTTTTGGAAGTTTTGCGCGAACCTTTGGAAAACGGCGAAATCCACATTTCCCGTGCGGCGCGCCAAGCCGTCTATCCCGCCAAATTCCAGCTTGTCGCCGCCATGAACCCGTGTCCGTGCGGTTATCTCGGGCATCCCGTCAAACCCTGCCGCTGTACGCCCGAAAGCGTTGCGCGTTACCGCAGCAAAATTTCCGGCCCGCTGCTTGACCGCATTGATTTGACCATCGAAGTCCCCAGCCTGTCCGCCGCCGAACTGATGCAGCAGGAAGCGGGGGAAAGCAGCGCCGTCGTGTTGGCGCGCGTGATCGCCGCCCGCGACAAGCAATACGCGCGGCAGGGCAAAGTCAATGCCGCCTTGAGCGTCAGTGAACTCGACACGTCCGCCCGCATCCAAAAAGAAGCGCAGGAAGCCTTGGGCAGCCTGTTGGAAAAACTCTCCCTCTCCGCCCGCAGCTTCCACCGCATCATGCGCGTGGCACGTACGCTGGCGGATTTGGCGGGCGATGAAGAAGTCGGCAGAAGCCATGTTTTGAAAGCCGTCAGCTTCCGCCGCGCGTTGTAA
- the plsX gene encoding phosphate acyltransferase PlsX, whose translation MITLAVDAMGGDSGLPVTVPGALAFLKQQQDVHLIMVGDESAVRQALSAANAPMERITVLHASEVVGMDEAPQLALKNKKDSSMRIAINQVKEGTAQAAVSAGNTGALMATARFVLKTIPGIDRPAIAKFLPSDSEHLTLALDLGANVDCTPEQLVQFAIIGNELFQALYPQKGSPRIGLLNVGTEDIKGTDTVKQTFKLLKNSKLNFIGNIESNGVLYGEADVIVADGFVGNIMLKTIEGAVKFMSGAIRQEFQRNLFNKMAAVAALPALKGLKSKLDPRKFNGAILLGLRGIVIKSHGGTDDIGFSYALEEAYHEAKSASLSKIEQGVAAQLAALEAIKGQKEAASDTAE comes from the coding sequence ATGATTACATTGGCCGTAGATGCCATGGGCGGCGACTCAGGTCTCCCAGTTACCGTCCCCGGTGCCCTTGCCTTTTTGAAACAGCAGCAAGACGTACACCTCATTATGGTCGGCGACGAATCCGCCGTCCGCCAAGCCCTCTCCGCAGCCAACGCGCCGATGGAGCGCATTACCGTGCTCCACGCCTCCGAAGTCGTCGGCATGGACGAAGCCCCTCAGCTTGCCCTGAAAAATAAAAAAGACTCCTCCATGCGCATTGCCATCAACCAAGTCAAAGAAGGCACCGCGCAAGCCGCCGTCTCTGCCGGCAACACCGGCGCGCTCATGGCAACCGCCCGCTTCGTCCTCAAAACCATTCCCGGCATCGACCGCCCCGCCATCGCCAAATTCCTGCCATCCGACAGCGAACACCTGACCCTCGCCCTCGATTTGGGCGCAAACGTCGACTGCACGCCTGAGCAGCTCGTACAGTTCGCCATCATCGGCAACGAACTCTTCCAAGCCCTCTACCCGCAAAAAGGTAGCCCGCGCATCGGCCTGCTGAACGTCGGCACCGAAGACATCAAAGGCACGGACACCGTCAAACAAACCTTCAAACTGCTCAAAAACAGCAAACTGAATTTCATCGGCAACATCGAAAGCAACGGCGTACTGTACGGCGAAGCCGACGTGATTGTCGCAGACGGCTTTGTCGGCAACATCATGCTCAAAACCATCGAAGGCGCGGTCAAATTCATGAGCGGAGCCATCCGTCAGGAATTCCAACGCAACCTGTTCAACAAAATGGCCGCCGTCGCCGCCCTCCCCGCCCTGAAAGGCTTGAAAAGCAAACTGGATCCGCGCAAGTTCAACGGCGCCATCCTGCTCGGTCTGCGCGGCATCGTTATCAAAAGCCACGGCGGCACAGATGATATCGGTTTCAGCTATGCCTTAGAAGAAGCCTACCACGAAGCAAAATCCGCCAGCCTGTCGAAAATCGAACAAGGTGTCGCGGCACAACTTGCTGCATTGGAGGCAATCAAAGGACAAAAAGAGGCTGCTTCTGATACGGCAGAATAA
- the rpmF gene encoding 50S ribosomal protein L32 — translation MAVQQNKKSPSKRGMHRSHDALTAPSLSVDSVTGEVHRPHHISPNGMYRGRKVVKAKGE, via the coding sequence ATGGCCGTTCAACAAAACAAAAAATCCCCTTCCAAACGCGGTATGCACCGCTCTCACGACGCTTTGACCGCGCCTTCTCTGTCTGTTGACAGCGTAACCGGCGAAGTACACCGCCCGCACCACATTTCCCCCAACGGTATGTACCGCGGCCGTAAAGTAGTGAAAGCCAAAGGCGAATAA
- the glyS gene encoding glycine--tRNA ligase subunit beta, producing the protein MITQTLLIELLTEELPPKALNNLGNHFAASVAEGLEKTQLIDGAAEYTAYASPRRLAVQVKNVKAVQADQKIVKKGPAVANAMKDGAPTKALEGFARGAGAKIEDLTIVHDGKQDVYAYEYIQTGKPLGELLEDIINQAVKKLPIPKVMRWGSSTFTFVRPVHGLIVLHGGDIVNVSVLGLQSGNQTLGHRFLSNGEITIENADSYAAQMCEQGKVVASFAERKAAIQTALNEQAGRLKATVAADEALLDEVTALVEYPVVLEAGFEEHFLVVPQECLILTMQQNQKYFPLLDQNGKLMNRFLLVSNLQTDDPSHIIQGNERVLRARLSDAEFFYKQDQKATLESRLPKLANVVYHNKIGSQAERIERLQSIAAHIAKALGADAAAAERAARLAKADLVTEMVGEFPELQGTMGKYYARLDGETEEIAEAVEQHYQPRFAGDNLPNGKVATAVALADKLETLVGIWGIGLIPTGDKDPYALRRAALGILRMLMQYGLDVNELIQTTFDSFPKGLLNEKTPSETADFMQARLAVLLQNDYPQDIVAAVLAKQPRRLDDLTAKLQAVAAFKQLPEAAALAAANKRVQNLLKKADAELGEVDESLLQQDEEKALYAAAQGLQPKIAAAVAEGNFQTALSELASVKPQVDAFFDGVMVMAEDSAVKQNRLNLLNRLAEQMNAVADIALLGE; encoded by the coding sequence ATGATAACCCAAACCCTTTTAATCGAACTCCTTACCGAAGAACTCCCCCCAAAAGCCCTGAATAATCTAGGCAACCACTTCGCCGCTTCTGTTGCCGAAGGCTTGGAAAAAACGCAACTGATTGACGGCGCAGCCGAATATACCGCCTACGCCTCGCCGCGCCGTTTGGCCGTTCAAGTTAAAAACGTGAAAGCCGTTCAAGCCGATCAAAAAATCGTGAAAAAAGGCCCTGCCGTGGCGAATGCCATGAAAGACGGTGCGCCGACCAAGGCTTTGGAAGGTTTCGCACGCGGCGCAGGCGCGAAAATCGAAGACTTGACCATCGTCCACGACGGCAAGCAAGACGTGTACGCCTACGAATATATCCAAACCGGCAAGCCGTTGGGCGAACTTTTGGAAGACATTATCAATCAAGCGGTTAAGAAACTGCCGATTCCGAAAGTGATGCGTTGGGGCAGCAGCACGTTTACCTTCGTGCGCCCCGTTCACGGGCTGATTGTGCTGCACGGCGGCGACATCGTGAACGTCAGCGTTTTGGGCCTGCAAAGCGGCAATCAAACCTTGGGACACCGCTTCCTGTCCAACGGCGAAATCACCATTGAAAACGCCGACAGCTACGCCGCCCAAATGTGCGAACAAGGCAAAGTCGTCGCTTCGTTTGCCGAGCGCAAAGCCGCGATTCAGACGGCTTTGAACGAGCAGGCAGGTCGTCTGAAAGCCACCGTAGCCGCCGATGAAGCCCTGCTGGACGAAGTGACCGCGCTGGTCGAATACCCCGTTGTTTTGGAAGCCGGTTTTGAAGAACATTTCCTCGTCGTGCCACAGGAATGTTTGATTCTGACCATGCAGCAAAACCAAAAATACTTCCCGCTGCTCGACCAAAACGGCAAGCTGATGAACCGCTTCCTGTTGGTCTCCAACCTGCAAACCGACGATCCGTCGCACATCATCCAAGGTAACGAACGCGTTTTGCGCGCGCGCCTGTCTGATGCCGAGTTCTTCTACAAGCAAGACCAAAAAGCAACTTTGGAAAGCCGCCTGCCCAAGCTGGCGAACGTGGTTTATCACAACAAAATCGGCTCGCAAGCCGAACGAATCGAGCGCCTGCAAAGCATTGCCGCCCACATCGCCAAAGCTTTGGGTGCGGACGCTGCCGCAGCCGAACGCGCCGCGCGTCTGGCGAAAGCCGACTTGGTGACCGAAATGGTCGGTGAGTTCCCCGAACTGCAAGGCACGATGGGCAAATACTACGCCCGCTTGGACGGAGAAACTGAAGAAATCGCCGAAGCCGTCGAGCAGCACTATCAGCCACGTTTTGCCGGCGACAACCTGCCGAACGGCAAAGTTGCCACTGCCGTTGCGCTGGCCGACAAACTGGAAACCCTGGTCGGCATTTGGGGTATCGGTCTGATTCCTACCGGCGACAAAGACCCCTACGCACTGCGCCGCGCCGCCTTGGGTATTTTGCGGATGCTGATGCAGTATGGTTTGGACGTAAACGAGCTGATTCAGACGACCTTCGACAGCTTCCCCAAAGGTTTGCTCAATGAAAAAACGCCGTCTGAAACCGCCGACTTCATGCAGGCGCGCCTTGCCGTGTTGCTGCAAAACGACTATCCGCAAGACATCGTCGCCGCCGTACTCGCCAAACAGCCGCGCCGTTTGGATGATTTGACCGCCAAACTGCAAGCCGTCGCCGCTTTCAAACAACTGCCCGAAGCCGCCGCGCTCGCTGCCGCCAACAAACGCGTGCAAAACCTGCTGAAAAAAGCCGATGCCGAGTTGGGCGAAGTCGATGAAAGCCTGCTGCAACAGGACGAAGAAAAAGCCCTGTACGCCGCCGCACAAGGCTTGCAGCCGAAAATCGCCGCCGCCGTTGCCGAAGGCAATTTCCAAACCGCCTTGTCCGAACTGGCTTCCGTCAAACCGCAAGTCGATGCCTTCTTTGACGGCGTGATGGTGATGGCGGAAGACTCCGCCGTAAAACAAAACCGCCTGAACCTGCTGAACCGCTTGGCAGAGCAGATGAACGCGGTAGCGGATATTGCGCTCTTGGGCGAATAA
- a CDS encoding SAM-dependent methyltransferase — MSPILYLIPTPLGAPDTPCLLPHEQAQITGLTDFVVEAEKTARAHLKHLGITTPIRELNLQTLNEHTDLKTLPELLKPLQEGRSMGILSEAGCPAVADPGANLVALAHRHGYEVRPLVGPSSLLLALMASGANGQNFAFKGYLPSEKSERIAALKSLEQRSRQQNETQLFIETPYRNDALLADALETLHPETRLCTATDLTLPTQEIISQTVAAWQKSKTLPNLKKRPTIFVLHAG; from the coding sequence ATGTCCCCGATTCTTTACCTGATTCCTACCCCTTTGGGCGCGCCCGATACGCCCTGCCTGCTCCCGCATGAACAGGCGCAGATTACCGGCTTGACCGATTTCGTCGTCGAAGCCGAAAAAACCGCCCGCGCCCATTTGAAACATTTGGGCATCACGACCCCCATCCGCGAGCTGAACCTGCAAACCCTCAACGAACACACCGACTTGAAAACCCTGCCCGAACTTCTTAAACCTTTGCAGGAAGGGCGCAGCATGGGCATCCTCAGTGAAGCAGGCTGTCCCGCGGTTGCCGATCCCGGCGCGAATTTAGTGGCATTGGCGCACCGACACGGCTATGAAGTCCGTCCGCTGGTCGGCCCGTCCAGCCTGTTGCTCGCGTTGATGGCGTCAGGGGCGAACGGGCAGAATTTCGCGTTTAAAGGCTATCTGCCGTCCGAGAAAAGCGAGCGTATCGCCGCTTTGAAGAGCTTGGAACAGCGTTCGCGCCAGCAAAATGAAACCCAGCTTTTCATCGAAACGCCTTACCGCAACGACGCGTTGCTCGCCGACGCGCTGGAAACGCTGCACCCTGAAACCCGCCTCTGCACTGCAACCGACCTGACTTTGCCGACGCAGGAAATCATCAGCCAAACCGTTGCCGCTTGGCAGAAATCGAAAACGCTGCCGAATTTGAAAAAACGCCCGACGATATTTGTGTTGCACGCGGGTTAG
- a CDS encoding SPOR domain-containing protein codes for MNKNTQYGKGLFGFFFGLILATGVIGGILYFLNQDTPNAFKGTTEPQKQQTEPEILKPQEKSKPESKPEAEEQPVVVPVEKERPAEEAKPEQKRSEADDDAAAKEKERADKEAKEKSDKAKAEKERADKEKAEKERAVHEAEDEAREAEKALREAEKEDKESAERELRQKLAEKKAELAKKRAEKEKADKEAADKAKKAAELTDKQKARAERKLAEKKAAEKKAAEAKKTETAKTNKPTPEQILNSGSIEKARQEANKGAAKEAKKAEADKQTAKADNAKAEAKTSEGGKKVILQMGSYADRNSADAQRAKLAMLGISSKVVERTNGDKTVYRVQSNSMSSEAAKNVQKDLQKHNINSLMRSAQ; via the coding sequence ATGAATAAGAACACTCAATACGGCAAAGGCCTTTTCGGCTTTTTCTTCGGCCTCATCCTCGCCACCGGCGTGATCGGGGGCATCCTGTATTTTCTGAATCAAGACACCCCGAACGCCTTCAAGGGCACGACCGAGCCTCAAAAACAGCAAACCGAGCCTGAAATCCTCAAGCCGCAGGAAAAATCCAAACCTGAATCCAAGCCTGAGGCTGAAGAGCAGCCTGTCGTCGTTCCCGTAGAGAAAGAGCGTCCGGCAGAAGAAGCCAAGCCCGAACAGAAACGCAGCGAAGCCGACGACGATGCGGCAGCCAAAGAAAAAGAACGCGCAGACAAAGAAGCGAAAGAAAAGTCAGATAAAGCCAAAGCCGAGAAAGAACGCGCGGACAAAGAAAAAGCGGAAAAAGAGCGTGCCGTCCATGAAGCGGAAGACGAAGCCCGCGAAGCAGAAAAAGCCCTGCGCGAAGCTGAAAAAGAAGACAAAGAATCTGCCGAACGCGAGTTGAGACAAAAACTCGCCGAGAAAAAGGCAGAGCTTGCGAAAAAACGTGCAGAAAAAGAAAAAGCCGACAAAGAAGCCGCCGATAAAGCCAAAAAGGCAGCCGAGTTGACGGACAAACAAAAAGCGCGCGCCGAGCGCAAACTTGCCGAGAAAAAAGCGGCTGAGAAGAAAGCCGCCGAAGCCAAGAAAACCGAAACGGCCAAAACCAACAAACCAACCCCCGAGCAAATCCTGAACAGCGGCAGCATCGAAAAAGCCCGTCAGGAAGCAAATAAAGGCGCGGCGAAAGAAGCGAAGAAAGCCGAAGCGGACAAACAAACCGCCAAAGCCGACAATGCCAAAGCCGAAGCCAAAACTTCGGAAGGCGGTAAGAAAGTCATCCTGCAAATGGGTTCGTACGCCGACCGCAACAGCGCCGACGCGCAACGTGCCAAACTCGCCATGCTGGGCATTTCGTCCAAAGTGGTCGAGCGCACCAACGGCGACAAAACCGTTTACCGCGTACAAAGCAACAGCATGTCGTCTGAAGCCGCAAAAAACGTTCAGAAAGACTTGCAAAAACACAATATCAACAGCCTGATGCGTTCGGCTCAATAA
- a CDS encoding undecaprenyl-diphosphate phosphatase, protein MDILTLLKALLMGIVEGLTEFLPISSTGHLIVLGDLLNFHSNGKVFEIAIQLGAVLAVIFEYRQRFTSVLSGLGKDRTANRFVLNLAVAFVPAAVVGLLFSKQIKLYLFNPITVATMLVLGGFFILWVEKRQSTIKPKVKSVDEMRPIDALVVGCAQICALVPGTSRSGSTIMGGMLWGIERKAATEFSFFLAVPMMIAATGYDVLKHYKLFTLQDVGLIAVGFIAAFLAGLLAIKSLLKFVSSKNYVPFAYYRIVFGGLILLTWAMGWVKWAA, encoded by the coding sequence ATGGACATTTTGACTCTATTAAAAGCCCTGCTTATGGGCATTGTGGAAGGCTTGACGGAATTTCTGCCGATTTCAAGTACCGGCCACTTGATTGTATTGGGCGACCTGCTCAATTTCCACAGCAACGGCAAAGTATTTGAAATCGCCATCCAACTGGGCGCGGTACTTGCCGTGATTTTTGAATACCGTCAACGTTTTACCTCCGTTTTATCCGGACTGGGCAAAGACCGCACCGCCAACCGCTTCGTGTTGAACCTTGCCGTCGCGTTCGTGCCAGCGGCAGTCGTAGGTTTGCTGTTTAGCAAACAAATTAAATTATATCTGTTTAACCCGATTACCGTCGCCACCATGTTGGTATTGGGCGGATTCTTTATTTTATGGGTCGAAAAACGCCAAAGCACAATCAAACCGAAAGTCAAAAGTGTGGACGAAATGCGCCCGATCGACGCGCTTGTGGTCGGCTGCGCCCAAATCTGCGCGCTGGTGCCGGGGACTTCGCGTTCGGGCAGTACGATTATGGGCGGTATGCTGTGGGGCATCGAGCGCAAAGCTGCGACCGAATTTTCTTTCTTCCTCGCCGTGCCGATGATGATTGCCGCCACCGGCTATGACGTATTGAAACACTACAAACTCTTTACTTTGCAGGATGTCGGCCTGATTGCCGTCGGTTTCATCGCTGCCTTCTTGGCAGGCCTCTTGGCGATTAAATCGCTATTGAAATTCGTGTCCAGCAAAAACTATGTTCCGTTTGCCTATTACCGCATCGTCTTCGGCGGATTGATTCTGCTGACTTGGGCGATGGGCTGGGTCAAATGGGCAGCATGA
- a CDS encoding thiol:disulfide interchange protein DsbA/DsbL has product MKRTTKPAAVLLSLALAFSASAQAAVEGVDYTVLNKPIPQRDASKIEVLEFFGYFCIHCQNFDPVLLSYSKTFPKDVYLRTEHVVWMPEMLGLARVAAAVNASGLKYQANPAIFKAVHEQKINLADTATFKSWAAAQKSFDSKKLIAAYDAPASLAAAKKMQSLTETYRIDGTPDVIVGGKYRVIFSSDWANGQKIIGELINKVRQERSGKAAR; this is encoded by the coding sequence ATGAAACGGACAACCAAACCGGCAGCCGTCCTCCTCAGCCTTGCGCTTGCCTTTTCCGCAAGCGCGCAGGCTGCGGTCGAAGGTGTGGATTACACGGTTTTGAACAAACCGATTCCACAACGAGACGCATCCAAAATCGAAGTTTTGGAATTTTTCGGCTATTTCTGCATACATTGCCAAAACTTTGATCCCGTCTTACTGTCATACAGCAAAACTTTTCCGAAAGACGTTTACCTGCGTACCGAACACGTCGTCTGGATGCCTGAAATGTTGGGCTTGGCGCGGGTTGCCGCGGCGGTTAACGCTTCGGGTTTGAAGTATCAGGCAAACCCCGCTATTTTCAAAGCCGTACACGAACAGAAAATCAATTTGGCGGATACCGCCACTTTCAAAAGCTGGGCGGCGGCACAAAAAAGCTTTGACAGCAAAAAACTGATTGCCGCATACGACGCCCCCGCCAGCCTCGCAGCCGCTAAAAAAATGCAAAGCCTGACCGAGACTTACCGTATCGACGGCACGCCGGACGTCATCGTCGGAGGCAAATATCGGGTCATATTCAGCAGCGATTGGGCGAATGGGCAGAAAATCATAGGCGAGCTGATTAACAAAGTCCGCCAAGAGCGTTCCGGCAAAGCCGCGCGCTGA